The following are encoded together in the Streptomyces tsukubensis genome:
- a CDS encoding HAD hydrolase-like protein codes for MSHSVRTRPEGSAQALSEAYDTALLDLDGVVYAGGEAITYAVESLGKARDGGMHLAYVTNNALRPPDAVAAHLTELGVPAQPADVITSAQAVARLIADEVAEGAKVLVIGGEGLRVALRERGLEPVDSADDDISAVAQGYGGPDLPWSRFAEAGYAVARGVPWFASNTDLTIPSGRGIAPGNGAAVEVVRITTGAEPRVAGKPLPPMHRETVLRTGAKHPLVVGDRLDTDIEGAFNGSVDSLLVLTGVADAAGLVRAVPEHRPTYIDRDLRGLLTGQPAVEEDGEGFRCGGWTASARGGALALDGSGDAVDGLRALCAAAWTAGGEGACDLDAGTALKRLDL; via the coding sequence ATGAGCCACAGCGTCAGAACGCGGCCCGAGGGCAGCGCACAGGCCCTGAGCGAGGCATACGACACGGCACTGCTCGATCTGGACGGAGTCGTGTACGCGGGCGGTGAGGCGATCACGTACGCCGTCGAATCGCTGGGGAAGGCCCGAGACGGTGGCATGCATCTGGCATACGTGACCAACAACGCGCTGCGGCCCCCTGACGCCGTCGCCGCGCACCTCACCGAGCTGGGGGTGCCCGCGCAGCCGGCCGACGTGATCACCTCGGCCCAGGCCGTGGCCAGGCTGATCGCCGACGAGGTGGCTGAGGGCGCGAAGGTGCTGGTCATCGGCGGCGAAGGACTTCGAGTGGCGCTGCGTGAGCGGGGGCTTGAGCCGGTCGACTCGGCCGACGACGACATCAGCGCCGTCGCTCAGGGGTACGGCGGCCCAGATCTGCCGTGGTCGCGTTTTGCCGAAGCGGGGTACGCCGTGGCGCGCGGGGTCCCGTGGTTCGCGTCCAACACCGACCTCACCATCCCCAGCGGCCGGGGCATCGCGCCCGGTAACGGGGCCGCCGTCGAGGTCGTCCGGATCACGACGGGTGCCGAGCCGCGAGTGGCGGGCAAACCGCTGCCCCCGATGCACAGGGAGACCGTCCTGCGGACCGGGGCCAAGCACCCGCTGGTGGTGGGGGACAGGCTGGACACCGATATCGAGGGGGCGTTCAACGGCTCCGTGGACTCCCTGCTGGTACTGACCGGGGTGGCGGACGCGGCGGGGCTCGTGCGTGCCGTGCCCGAGCACCGGCCGACCTATATCGACAGGGACCTGCGGGGGCTGCTGACCGGGCAGCCCGCCGTCGAGGAGGACGGCGAGGGGTTCCGCTGCGGCGGATGGACCGCCTCCGCACGGGGCGGGGCGCTCGCACTCGACGGTTCGGGAGACGCGGTCGACGGGCTGCGGGCGCTGTGCGCGGCGGCCTGGACGGCGGGGGGCGAAGGGGCGTGCGACCTGGACGCGGGTACGGCGCTCAAGCGGCTCGATCTCTGA
- a CDS encoding DUF1015 family protein, with amino-acid sequence MKTAGPENHGLNLAPFRGVRYVGERVGSLAAVTSPPYDVVVRPDGLLHLENADPYNIVRLILPQGENRAIRHRQAADTLRRWQDKGVLAADPEPALYVYEQRKGDLLQRGLIGALRLSEASEGVVMPHEDVMPHIVEDRADLMRATAANFEPLLLTYRSGGATTGAAAVIERTVQGRPLIATTTEDGFAHRLWSVTDPDELAAITTDLAGRQALIADGHHRWATYLKLRESHPSPSPWDYGLVLLVDTSRHPLRVRSIHRLLHGLPVAEALKPLAAAFRVRTVDGPLPKAEEALAGAAAESNAFLLAGDGAFHLVDRPDPGLLARTVPADRPEAWRALDATVLHTVLLEHVWSLPDTPEHIGYIHDTEAVVTQAERTGSTAVLMHPVREDVVRSLAGQGVTMPRKSTSFGPKPATGLVLRDLTR; translated from the coding sequence ATGAAGACTGCGGGGCCCGAGAACCACGGCCTGAATCTGGCTCCGTTCCGGGGCGTGCGCTACGTCGGTGAGCGTGTCGGCAGCCTTGCCGCCGTGACCTCACCGCCCTACGACGTCGTCGTCCGGCCGGACGGACTGCTGCACCTGGAGAACGCCGACCCCTACAACATCGTCCGGCTGATCCTTCCCCAGGGCGAGAACCGCGCGATCCGCCACCGGCAGGCCGCCGATACGCTGCGGCGCTGGCAGGACAAAGGGGTACTGGCCGCCGACCCCGAGCCCGCGCTCTACGTCTACGAACAACGCAAAGGCGATCTGCTCCAGCGAGGACTCATCGGGGCGCTTCGCCTGTCCGAGGCGTCCGAGGGCGTCGTCATGCCCCATGAGGACGTGATGCCGCATATCGTCGAGGACCGTGCCGACCTGATGAGGGCGACGGCCGCCAACTTCGAGCCACTGCTCCTGACCTACCGCTCGGGCGGCGCCACGACCGGTGCGGCGGCCGTCATCGAACGGACCGTCCAGGGCCGTCCGCTGATCGCGACCACCACGGAGGACGGCTTCGCGCACCGGCTGTGGTCGGTGACCGACCCCGACGAGCTGGCGGCGATCACGACCGACCTGGCGGGCAGACAGGCGCTCATCGCCGACGGCCACCACCGCTGGGCCACCTACCTCAAGCTGCGCGAATCCCACCCGTCCCCGAGCCCGTGGGACTACGGCCTGGTGCTGCTGGTGGACACGTCCAGGCATCCGCTGCGGGTACGTTCCATCCACCGGCTGCTGCACGGCCTCCCCGTCGCCGAGGCACTGAAACCGCTGGCCGCCGCCTTCCGCGTACGCACGGTGGACGGCCCTCTGCCGAAGGCGGAGGAGGCACTGGCGGGGGCGGCCGCGGAGAGCAACGCTTTCCTCCTGGCGGGCGACGGCGCCTTCCACCTGGTGGACCGCCCCGACCCCGGTCTCCTGGCACGCACCGTCCCGGCGGACCGCCCCGAGGCCTGGCGCGCTCTGGATGCCACGGTCCTCCACACAGTGCTGCTGGAACACGTGTGGTCCCTGCCGGACACCCCGGAGCACATCGGCTACATCCATGACACAGAGGCAGTCGTCACCCAGGCGGAACGGACAGGCAGCACGGCCGTACTCATGCACCCCGTCCGCGAGGACGTGGTGCGTTCCCTGGCCGGCCAGGGCGTGACGATGCCCCGCAAGTCCACGTCGTTCGGCCCGAAGCCCGCGACGGGCCTGGTACTGCGCGACCTCACCCGCTGA